In Mycolicibacterium mucogenicum DSM 44124, the following are encoded in one genomic region:
- a CDS encoding AraC family transcriptional regulator: MTPVWAVPRGTEGVRIMVQGAIAHGMTAAECLAGSGLTEADLDDENAEIWAHQEFDVIRNLIAGLGDSPGVGIEVGVHSTLGRAGLLGFLILASPNLRQGVELILPYLALSPTHLRFSVETDDEYGYLVADDSELPTDVRSFIVERDLAGFVAATQGANLALTPSWAETTLDAERAAKLAELWGLPASDVRSGRRTNRLAVTHEVLEMPSPLADANTARKIEQQCRDLLERRLSRVGVAGQVRSRLLHNPGELPAMPTIADELHIDQRTLRRRLAAEGTSYRALLDEVRRHLAVELLQQDLSVEEISRHLGYAETANFTHAFKRWEGTAPSYFRKPRS, from the coding sequence TGTCTGGCGGGCAGCGGGCTGACCGAAGCCGACCTGGACGACGAGAACGCGGAGATCTGGGCGCACCAGGAATTCGACGTCATCCGCAATCTCATTGCCGGGCTTGGCGACAGCCCGGGCGTCGGCATCGAGGTGGGAGTGCACTCCACCCTGGGTCGGGCCGGCCTGCTCGGTTTCCTGATCCTGGCGAGCCCCAATCTGCGGCAGGGCGTGGAACTGATCCTGCCTTATCTCGCACTCTCCCCCACCCACCTCCGCTTCTCGGTGGAGACCGACGACGAGTACGGGTACCTCGTCGCCGATGACAGTGAATTACCCACGGATGTCAGGTCATTCATCGTCGAGCGGGACCTGGCCGGATTCGTCGCCGCGACGCAGGGCGCGAACCTGGCACTCACACCGTCGTGGGCAGAGACGACGCTCGACGCCGAGCGCGCCGCAAAGCTCGCCGAGCTGTGGGGGCTTCCCGCGTCCGACGTACGTTCCGGCCGGCGCACCAACCGCCTCGCCGTCACCCATGAGGTGCTGGAGATGCCGTCGCCGCTCGCCGACGCCAACACGGCGCGCAAGATCGAACAGCAGTGCCGGGACTTGCTCGAACGCAGGCTGTCTCGCGTCGGCGTGGCGGGCCAGGTCCGCAGCAGGCTACTGCACAACCCCGGTGAGCTGCCGGCGATGCCGACCATCGCCGACGAACTGCACATCGATCAGCGCACCCTGCGCCGTCGGCTCGCCGCCGAAGGCACGTCCTACCGCGCATTGCTCGACGAGGTCCGCCGTCACCTGGCCGTCGAGCTGCTCCAGCAGGACCTCTCCGTGGAGGAGATCTCCCGGCACCTGGGGTACGCCGAAACAGCCAACTTCACCCACGCTTTCAAGCGCTGGGAAGGCACTGCGCCGAGCTACTTCCGCAAGCCACGGTCGTAG